From Mycolicibacterium cosmeticum, a single genomic window includes:
- a CDS encoding acyl-CoA dehydrogenase family protein, translated as MPLRILDVPEQMLFATTAQAFLEKEASLGVVRDLHARDASFESAWWQRAAELGWSGLLVPEDLGGGSVSGDGVADLALIAEQAGRTVAPGPLHPVSVVLAGLADTPGGHEETIEALVAGRSVGSWATYEPGRPFDPTSPRTTATRTPNGYRIDGVKDRVEAGDRADVFLVVADCDGTPRQFLVPAGIPGVDVTEQRTVDLVKKHARVRFDGVQIDASAVVGSAEQTAAVLERQRQIALLLQCAETVGILDTVLAFTRQWLLDRHSFGRPLASYQALKHRYADMKMWFEACRATTAGAAAAVGARSTDAPLLVSVAKAYVAERAPVMLQDCVQLHGGIGVTWEHDLHLYLRRAVLNRAMYGSPEDHHRAVYAMSRKVPA; from the coding sequence ATGCCCTTACGCATCCTCGACGTGCCCGAGCAGATGCTGTTCGCCACGACCGCGCAGGCATTCCTGGAGAAGGAGGCGTCGCTGGGCGTCGTGCGCGACCTGCACGCCCGCGACGCCTCGTTCGAATCGGCGTGGTGGCAGCGAGCCGCCGAACTGGGCTGGTCCGGCCTGCTGGTCCCCGAAGACCTGGGCGGCGGAAGCGTGTCCGGTGACGGGGTGGCCGACCTGGCGCTCATCGCCGAGCAAGCCGGACGCACCGTCGCACCCGGCCCCCTGCACCCGGTCAGCGTGGTGCTCGCCGGTCTGGCAGACACCCCCGGCGGCCACGAGGAGACCATCGAAGCGCTCGTCGCCGGCCGGTCGGTGGGCTCCTGGGCCACGTACGAACCGGGCCGTCCGTTCGATCCGACTTCGCCCCGTACCACCGCAACCCGCACCCCGAACGGTTACCGCATCGACGGGGTGAAGGACCGTGTCGAGGCCGGCGATCGGGCCGATGTGTTCCTGGTGGTCGCCGACTGCGACGGAACGCCACGGCAATTCCTGGTCCCGGCCGGCATCCCGGGCGTCGACGTGACGGAGCAGCGGACGGTCGACCTGGTGAAGAAGCACGCCCGCGTGCGCTTCGACGGGGTGCAGATCGACGCGTCGGCGGTGGTGGGCAGTGCCGAGCAGACCGCCGCGGTGCTCGAACGCCAGCGCCAGATCGCGCTGCTGCTGCAATGCGCCGAGACCGTCGGGATCCTCGACACGGTGCTGGCCTTCACCCGTCAGTGGCTGCTCGACCGGCACAGCTTCGGCCGGCCGCTGGCGTCCTACCAGGCGCTCAAGCACCGGTACGCCGACATGAAGATGTGGTTCGAGGCCTGCCGGGCGACCACCGCCGGTGCGGCAGCCGCCGTCGGCGCCCGTTCGACGGACGCTCCGCTGCTGGTGAGTGTCGCCAAAGCCTATGTCGCCGAACGGGCTCCGGTGATGCTGCAGGACTGCGTGCAACTGCACGGCGGCATCGGAGTCACCTGGGAACACGATCTGCATCTGTACCTGCGGCGGGCGGTGCTCAACCGGGCCATGTACGGCTCACCCGAGGACCACCACCGCGCCGTCTACGCCATGAGCCGAAAGGTGCCCGCATGA
- a CDS encoding TetR/AcrR family transcriptional regulator — MRSALAILGETGRTDFTVLEVVERSKTSLRSFYQHFSTKDELLLALVDTIMSESAARWRADTDDLDAAAALRALVDAISVPAASSKQDSINRGLTFYNDHLAESLPREYARVLSPLHTLIADIIDRGVAEGVFRADADTDVTATLIMQVALGALRLRVLGAELNGTPITGEHIFTFCVRSLRGTD, encoded by the coding sequence ATGAGGTCGGCGCTGGCGATTCTCGGCGAGACGGGCCGGACCGACTTCACCGTCCTGGAGGTCGTCGAGCGGTCCAAGACCTCGTTGCGGTCGTTCTACCAACACTTCTCCACCAAGGACGAACTCCTGCTGGCACTCGTGGACACCATCATGTCCGAGTCGGCCGCCCGCTGGCGCGCCGACACCGACGACCTGGACGCGGCCGCGGCGTTGCGGGCCCTGGTCGACGCGATCAGTGTGCCGGCGGCGTCGAGCAAGCAGGACAGCATCAATCGTGGGTTGACGTTCTACAACGATCACCTGGCCGAGAGCCTGCCGCGGGAGTACGCGCGGGTGCTCAGCCCGCTGCACACGCTGATCGCCGACATCATCGATCGCGGTGTCGCCGAGGGCGTGTTCCGGGCGGATGCGGACACCGATGTCACCGCCACCCTGATCATGCAGGTGGCGCTGGGGGCCTTGCGGTTGCGGGTCCTGGGCGCCGAACTCAACGGCACCCCGATCACCGGGGAGCACATCTTCACCTTCTGCGTCCGCAGCCTGCGCGGCACGGATTGA
- a CDS encoding DinB family protein: MSTDPIVPDTKDWTWVLTRPCPDCGFDPASTGHTEVADRIATDATEWVDRLTRAGVRDRPAPDVWSILEYGCHVRDVHRIFDQRVRLMLSEDEPRFPNWDQDATALTDDYPSQDPAVVARELFEAATTVADTYRSVPDDAWSRRGLRSNGSEFTVATIAVYHLHDIVHHAWDVGPAGAATTATGG, encoded by the coding sequence ATGAGCACCGACCCCATCGTGCCGGACACCAAGGACTGGACCTGGGTGCTCACCCGACCATGCCCGGACTGCGGATTCGACCCTGCGAGCACGGGACACACCGAGGTCGCCGACCGGATCGCCACCGACGCCACCGAGTGGGTCGACCGGCTCACCCGGGCCGGGGTTCGCGACCGGCCGGCACCCGACGTGTGGTCGATCCTGGAGTACGGCTGCCACGTCCGCGATGTGCACCGAATCTTCGACCAACGGGTGCGGTTGATGCTCTCCGAGGACGAACCGCGGTTCCCGAACTGGGATCAGGACGCGACCGCGCTGACCGACGACTACCCGTCGCAGGATCCGGCGGTGGTGGCACGGGAGTTGTTCGAGGCGGCCACCACGGTGGCCGACACCTACCGGTCCGTGCCCGACGACGCCTGGTCCCGGCGCGGATTACGCAGCAACGGAAGCGAATTCACCGTCGCGACGATCGCCGTCTATCATTTGCACGATATCGTGCACCACGCCTGGGATGTCGGCCCGGCGGGTGCGGCTACAACCGCGACTGGTGGTTGA
- a CDS encoding acyl-CoA thioesterase, with amino-acid sequence MTNSGTTTGQAADQVEWTLEGLLDLFEPEPHGDGFLAQTGLAGADDRQVVEGTQVLAQAIVAAARRFPDKSVRSAYAVFARAVLVGPPVHLDLDVVSQGRTTATVVVSASQHGKRCITITVLLDVPSADVIRHQLPKPDVVAPAGANVAHMPMTGRELRLVDIVDVNSPDEVGPPEIHAWLRYDPIPQRADLAKALIAYFTGHLGISTTMRAHEGIGTAQAHLTVSTAPMTVSVSFHEPVQWNGWLLYGHESTQVGAGMSYVRGTVHTEEGELLASFTQDALIRPLRTTDTDINHQSRL; translated from the coding sequence ATGACCAACTCGGGAACGACGACGGGGCAGGCCGCCGATCAAGTGGAGTGGACGCTGGAGGGTCTACTGGACCTCTTCGAACCCGAGCCGCACGGCGACGGATTCCTCGCCCAGACCGGCCTCGCCGGCGCCGACGACCGTCAGGTGGTGGAGGGTACGCAGGTGCTGGCGCAAGCGATCGTCGCTGCGGCCAGACGTTTCCCGGACAAATCGGTGCGCTCGGCGTACGCCGTGTTCGCCCGGGCGGTGCTGGTCGGTCCGCCGGTGCATCTCGATCTCGACGTGGTGTCGCAGGGCCGCACCACCGCGACGGTCGTCGTCTCGGCATCGCAGCACGGCAAGCGCTGCATCACCATCACCGTGCTGCTCGACGTACCGTCGGCTGACGTCATCCGCCATCAGCTGCCCAAGCCCGACGTGGTGGCGCCCGCCGGGGCGAACGTCGCGCACATGCCGATGACGGGCCGCGAATTGCGGCTGGTCGACATCGTCGACGTCAACAGTCCCGACGAGGTCGGGCCGCCGGAGATCCACGCCTGGCTGCGCTACGATCCCATTCCACAGCGCGCGGACCTTGCCAAGGCACTCATCGCGTATTTCACCGGACACCTGGGGATTTCGACGACCATGCGGGCACACGAAGGAATCGGCACGGCGCAGGCGCACCTCACCGTGTCCACCGCGCCGATGACCGTTTCGGTCAGCTTCCACGAACCCGTGCAATGGAACGGCTGGCTGCTGTACGGCCATGAGAGCACCCAGGTTGGCGCCGGGATGTCCTACGTCCGCGGTACCGTGCACACCGAGGAGGGGGAGTTGCTCGCGTCGTTCACCCAGGACGCACTGATCCGGCCGCTGCGCACCACCGACACCGACATCAACCACCAGTCGCGGTTGTAG